The DNA segment TGGGGTCATGGCTACAGAGCTGAAGTTCGGGTTGACAGCCCTGGGAGTGGTCGCGGTGTTTGTTACCAGTCTAGTGTTCTTACCGATTGACACTCTGCTGTTCTGGTTTATGCCCGAAATCTGGTTATCTGCAATATTCACAGGTGTCGCCAGCATGATCCCTGAACTTCCCATGGTGACGGGGAATGTCAGCATGATACTTTGGTTGCCATTTACAGGAACCGACAATGGTTGATTGCCTCCAGTGACGATGATCGGCGAAGGCTGCTGCTGCATCTGAACTTTATTAACCAAAACCGCAGAACCCTGTTTGCCCCCTTGAAGTTGGACAGTTTTGTTTATGGATGAAGgagggggggctggaggaggaggctcccGATTACTTTTTGGGTTGGTAATTGGGGGTGTCATGGGTTTAGAAGTTTTAACCTCCATATTTGAGCTACTGGCAGGAGAACTGCGTGGCCTAGCAGATAACGCATCTCCATCTTTGTCATCAATAATTATAATTGTATTCGAGTCCTTCTTTGCCTCTCTTGGTCCTCTGGAAGGTGGAGGCATAAAAACTCCACCACTCCGGACGTCGCTGATGGTAATTGGTGGCGTCTGGCGCTTATGTTCATTCATTTCCGGTGCAGCAGTGCTTCGTACGTTACTAATAGTAATTGGAGGCGTTCGGCGCTTACTTTCTTTCATTTCGGTTGGGGCCACACTCCGAATGTTACTGATGGTGATTGGTGGCGTTTGTGGCCTCGTTTCTTTCACTTCTGGTGGAGGAGTTTTCTTTGAATCTTGGCGCCCACCAACCATAGCTCGAGATGAAGGAAGACCAGATTTGGGAGTTGTAAGTGTGATGTATGAACCTTGGTGATTTCCAGGGGTTCTTGGAGCTGGGGAGCTTTTTTCGTCATCGCAGTCTACGATGATCACTGTTGGACTGACTCTTTTTGTAGGGATCCCACTTTCAGAAGGCATCTGCGGAGCCGACCTTTTTGCGGCATGGCTCTCATTTACTATAACTTGCTCTACATCTTGACCGAGAAAGGTAGAAGATGACGGAAGATTGTGTTTGGAAGGGATGTCCCCTCGATCTGTTTGCAAAGATTTTTTATTTGCGGCTGCTTCTCCGCTTTTCATCTGCCCCGAGTTGCCAGTGGCAGACGTCGCTGGTTGTACTCTGGTCATTTTGTTACCATGAACTGTGTAATTCTGTTGTTGTGGTTGTTGCCGCCCATTGTTATAGGTAGGCATGTTTCTGCTATTATCACTGCTGGTCACGATTTGGGGTAAAGGTCTGCCTCTCTGGTCAGCGCCGGGGCTGTTACCGGCAGCAAACAATGGCATTGTTTCAATAGCTGCCAATGGAGACATAGACTGCGACTTGCGGTGATTCCCGCCATTGTTGGCAGGTACGGTTCCGTACTTGACACTTTGATTAGACCCATGAGGTGAAGAAGCTGCTGCGCTATTTCCAGGCATGACATTGCCGGCAGAGTGATCCGGCTTGTTGGGGAAAACATTTGGAGATTTAGCATCTCCGGGTCTGCGATATCCTGGATAAGGGGCAGATATCTGGATCATCCCGGGATTCCCTTGCACATTTACCGGAGGGGTCCCGTGTCTGACTGGAGGGCGTATATTGGAGTAAGCAGCAGGATTTCCTCCACCACTAAAGTACGGGTTGGGAGGAGATGTGTATCGATGCGCTGGGGCCATGTCCACCGggccaggaataggatggtgcaaCCTCCTCTGATCCCAGTGAACGTTCATCCCACACTGATTATTACAATATGTTCCACAGCCGGGACAAGGCGGTAAGGGATTTCTTCGGTCGTGGTGGACCATATGAAGGTTTCTGTTCCGGTTTTCGAGATCTGGAAcgatacaaaattaaaaaaaatgtgagagATCAAATGATCGTCACCTGTAATTGGGTTAGACTTGTGTCTGTAGATCCTGCCTTACATACAAGTGTTCTGCAtgtacagagatacagagagcCAGGCCCTTACTATTCACTACTGGGAAAGGggtgttaaaggggtgttctgggaATTTCCGACTCCCCTCAGAGACTCTGGCTACCGCTGTGAGTGTTGCGGCTACAGGCTGCTCACAGACTTCCCCTGGCTGGGAATACAACTTAGGCCGCCTAATGACGTGTCCCACGAGCTCCAAACTGCAGCCGCAATGCTGGAATTTTTCCTTATGTTTGACCTGGACAACTAGAAAGCCCTTTAACCGATAGAAGCCATGAAAGAGTTACAGAAAATATTTAACACAGGCGACTATCCTTAGGACAAAATGTCAACCctgactcttaggctacattcagacgaacgtatggaaaatgtatatatggccaatatacgtcccccatagatggcaacggCCACatggcgccgtacgggagcggtaggtgcagcacacgtgcggacatgtcccatctttctacggcatagggtgccgtgcgccatatattcctatgtagaggggcgggggtgagcggcgctctccccggcactgccgtgtgcccactgtgctacggtacggtacacACGGCTCTTTTCAAATGCACTTGTCATATAAATTCTTCTATGTTCGGGGCTGTGGGGCTTTTTGTGTACATCCATGTACGTGCGAGTTGATGCAGAATTAACATTCCCATGTGGCCATCAATCCCTTCTTTCTAGCAGGACACTT comes from the Engystomops pustulosus chromosome 5, aEngPut4.maternal, whole genome shotgun sequence genome and includes:
- the LOC140133843 gene encoding uncharacterized protein: MERPLLSESLAQVTFDDAAIYFSEEQWQNLEDVQKKIYKDLIKEIYETMLALGYRIPKPEIVSRIERGEEPCVDPCKKPKLQESQPEGAPDGSKDSRPEIKAERESPKASTPVAPGEISSSQERGGALCARCGTCCNNQCRMGYQWNTQGMYPGSPMDVNPGKPYMTPPSNYFNGSPISPGYAGRGEGMSHPTSPIATYGNSGMVPLSPHYLSQGYRNAADPTSPFQVPERPGNPAFGYEQMPMGPPGSHVDLENRNRNLHMVHHDRRNPLPPCPGCGTYCNNQCGMNVHWDQRRLHHPIPGPVDMAPAHRYTSPPNPYFSGGGNPAAYSNIRPPVRHGTPPVNVQGNPGMIQISAPYPGYRRPGDAKSPNVFPNKPDHSAGNVMPGNSAAASSPHGSNQSVKYGTVPANNGGNHRKSQSMSPLAAIETMPLFAAGNSPGADQRGRPLPQIVTSSDNSRNMPTYNNGRQQPQQQNYTVHGNKMTRVQPATSATGNSGQMKSGEAAANKKSLQTDRGDIPSKHNLPSSSTFLGQDVEQVIVNESHAAKRSAPQMPSESGIPTKRVSPTVIIVDCDDEKSSPAPRTPGNHQGSYITLTTPKSGLPSSRAMVGGRQDSKKTPPPEVKETRPQTPPITISNIRSVAPTEMKESKRRTPPITISNVRSTAAPEMNEHKRQTPPITISDVRSGGVFMPPPSRGPREAKKDSNTIIIIDDKDGDALSARPRSSPASSSNMEVKTSKPMTPPITNPKSNREPPPPAPPPSSINKTVQLQGGKQGSAVLVNKVQMQQQPSPIIVTGGNQPLSVPVNGNQSIMLTFPVTMGSSGIMLATPVNIADNQISGINQNSRVSIGKNTRLVTNTATTPRAVNPNFSSVAMTPVLGQTNRLPVTAPPRVSNPVAINVNQSSNINSALKNSTLPKVNGGTLKAVPVTAPGNQPIPLFVDANSGLILTGSAVPSKDNVSSGIGNATVVTVNGNVMTGNVAPVALGGKLAFGNIAPVNGLYIGNNSPVALAGNANNFNSNGTLNLNNSTILTLNGGLGIGNSGSVTAPITNIASVNANRTLQVATSSASTIVVGANQQNSSIIAKKVGEQSGPPNQPGPEQPPAVVLERLFKCSDCDEKFNSLENLTTHRAVHRPLDRPAGARADELASKNTSGNGGLPGTDDDAPTILYTTQGDDGSTVYVVTV